A region from the Leptospira neocaledonica genome encodes:
- a CDS encoding M48 family metallopeptidase, with protein MEFVYPENPLHVPKDLTIPTKNHKRNLWLAVVGLIGFAIVYIAITAWFTWATYYLVSVGFRSKNSDIFTFISALASGMIAFFMLKALFFVKKGEISQEYEVKEESEPQLFRFLYRLADETGAPRPHRVFLSSRVNACVFYDLSILNFFFPSKKNLEIGLGLVNVLTISELKAVLAHEFGHFAQRSMAVGNWVYIAQQIAAHIIARRDALDNFLKSWSYTDLRLAWIFWIMRIAIWSLRASLETIFNLVLMAQHALSREMEFQADLVAVSVTGSDALIHALHKLQAADSTWDSAQSFFYRQAQEHKATANIFKVHLRTIDHMGRILNDPGYCRVTVLPETNASEHRVFTTDIAQPPKMWATHPYNHERENNAKRRYISAKLDDRESWVIFDNPEELKEKFMKKLLINFPEEVSTDEGLIGKLDEEYQQEYLNSKYRGAYLGRSFTLYAERPENFFDLKIESLSNTLKELYPPVLSEDLEKLRNLERELGLLSALRDGFLVPPDGVIRFRGAEIKKRELPKSIETIRQEYEQALQRVFDHDKLCHSAYFQAAKEIGKGWPEYLSGLLGVLHYADHSRTDVVDAQGFFNNAYMIVTADRDVSSKELDRLVAAGTELFNALEIVFRHAERIELDPILLKRLGIDSWAAGLGKFEFVPPTRENMNEWLKVVDSWINATYSSLSQLRYASLEELLLVEAKILNWTLNKKVKVESAPETSVLVKDYPKMTPGRERELQKRLGLWDRFQTADGFIPAVLRFSASSAIIGGILYSTIHWILVL; from the coding sequence ATGGAGTTTGTATATCCCGAAAACCCTCTTCATGTTCCGAAAGATCTGACGATCCCTACTAAAAATCATAAAAGAAATCTCTGGCTGGCCGTAGTCGGACTTATTGGATTTGCAATCGTTTATATTGCGATCACTGCATGGTTTACCTGGGCTACTTATTATTTGGTATCTGTAGGCTTCCGTTCTAAAAATTCAGATATATTTACTTTTATCTCCGCCTTGGCTTCGGGTATGATCGCCTTTTTTATGCTTAAGGCATTGTTCTTCGTGAAGAAAGGAGAAATTTCCCAAGAATATGAGGTAAAGGAGGAAAGTGAACCTCAACTGTTCCGGTTTTTATATAGATTGGCCGATGAAACTGGAGCTCCTAGACCTCATAGAGTGTTTCTTTCTTCAAGGGTAAATGCTTGCGTATTCTATGATCTATCTATTCTGAATTTTTTCTTCCCGTCTAAAAAGAATCTGGAGATCGGCCTTGGGCTTGTGAATGTTCTTACGATTAGCGAACTTAAAGCAGTACTTGCTCACGAGTTCGGACATTTTGCACAAAGAAGTATGGCTGTCGGCAATTGGGTTTATATAGCTCAACAAATCGCAGCTCATATCATTGCAAGAAGGGATGCATTAGATAATTTTTTAAAAAGTTGGTCTTATACGGATCTTAGATTGGCTTGGATCTTTTGGATTATGCGGATAGCGATCTGGTCTTTGCGCGCTTCTCTGGAGACTATTTTCAATTTGGTACTTATGGCCCAGCATGCTCTTTCTAGAGAAATGGAGTTCCAGGCGGATTTAGTCGCGGTATCTGTAACTGGAAGTGACGCATTGATCCATGCATTACATAAATTGCAAGCAGCGGATTCTACTTGGGACAGCGCGCAGAGTTTCTTTTATAGGCAAGCACAGGAACATAAGGCTACTGCGAATATTTTCAAGGTACATTTGCGTACAATAGATCATATGGGCAGAATTCTAAATGATCCAGGTTACTGTAGGGTTACAGTTCTTCCTGAAACGAATGCGAGCGAGCATAGGGTGTTTACAACCGACATTGCACAGCCTCCCAAGATGTGGGCAACACATCCTTATAATCATGAGAGAGAAAATAACGCTAAAAGAAGGTATATCTCAGCAAAACTAGATGATAGAGAAAGTTGGGTGATCTTCGACAATCCGGAAGAACTTAAGGAAAAATTTATGAAAAAACTTCTTATAAATTTTCCGGAAGAAGTATCTACCGACGAGGGTTTGATCGGAAAACTGGACGAGGAATACCAGCAGGAATATTTAAACAGTAAATATAGAGGAGCTTATTTAGGGCGCTCCTTCACTCTATACGCAGAGAGGCCGGAAAACTTTTTCGATCTTAAGATTGAATCCTTATCCAATACTTTGAAAGAGTTATATCCTCCGGTCTTATCCGAAGATCTGGAAAAATTGCGAAATTTAGAAAGGGAGCTTGGATTACTTTCCGCTCTGAGAGATGGATTTTTAGTACCTCCCGATGGAGTTATCCGATTTCGAGGAGCCGAAATCAAAAAGCGGGAATTGCCCAAGTCGATCGAAACGATTCGGCAAGAATACGAGCAGGCTTTGCAAAGGGTCTTCGACCATGATAAACTTTGCCATTCCGCATATTTTCAGGCAGCAAAGGAAATAGGAAAAGGTTGGCCGGAATATTTATCCGGTCTATTGGGAGTCTTACATTACGCGGATCATTCTCGCACGGATGTAGTAGATGCTCAAGGGTTCTTTAATAACGCTTATATGATAGTAACTGCGGATAGAGATGTCAGCTCCAAAGAATTGGACCGACTTGTTGCAGCAGGAACAGAACTTTTTAATGCACTTGAGATAGTGTTCAGGCATGCGGAAAGGATAGAGTTAGACCCGATACTTTTAAAACGATTGGGAATCGATTCTTGGGCTGCCGGACTAGGAAAATTCGAGTTTGTTCCTCCTACGAGGGAAAATATGAACGAATGGTTAAAAGTTGTGGATTCTTGGATAAATGCGACCTATAGCTCTTTATCTCAATTACGTTATGCATCTTTGGAAGAGTTACTTCTTGTAGAGGCCAAAATTTTAAATTGGACTCTAAACAAAAAAGTGAAGGTGGAATCTGCTCCGGAAACTTCCGTTCTTGTGAAAGATTATCCTAAAATGACTCCCGGTAGGGAAAGAGAATTGCAGAAAAGACTTGGATTATGGGATAGATTCCAGACTGCAGATGGATTTATTCCGGCTGTCCTCCGGTTCTCCGCTTCTTCCGCAATTATAGGCGGGATCTTATATTCTACAATCCATTGGATTTTAGTTTTATAA